One window from the genome of Macaca fascicularis isolate 582-1 chromosome 7, T2T-MFA8v1.1 encodes:
- the MAP1A gene encoding microtubule-associated protein 1A isoform X1 → METEAGPARPHGVAMETTPGLGLRSPGAPLAQNPAEPLFEAGAAVATARWDLQKHSLLIVIGDIGTESQLRAVRAHLEQGILSWNIDLSSFDLNQQLRLFITRHLAHFSSEVKGQRTLCHQSEILETIILVNPSADSISSEVHRLLSSSSAHKLLILSGQSLEPGGDLVLQSGTYSYENFAQVLHNPEISQLLSNRDPGIQAFLTVSCLGEGDWSHLGLSSSQETLHLRLNPEPTLPTMDGVAEFSEYVSETVDVPSPFDLLEPPTSGGFLKLSKPCCYIFPGGRGDSALFAVNGFNILVDGGSDRKSCFWKLVRHLDRIDSVLLTHIGADNLPGINGLLQRKVAELEEEQSQGSSSYSDWVKNLISPELGVVFFNVPEKLRLPDASRKAKRSIEEACLTLQHLNRLGIQAEPLYRVVSNTIEPLTLFHKMGVGRLDMYVLNPVKDSKEMQFLMQKWAGNSKAKTGIVLANGKEAEISVPYLTSITALVVWLPANPTEKIVRVLFPGNAPQNKILEGLEKLRHLDFLRYPVATQKDLASGAVPTNLKPSKIKQRADSKESLKATTKTAVSKLAKREEVVEEGAKEARSELAKELAKTEKKAKESSEKPPEKPAKPERVRTESSEALKAEKRKLIKDKVGKKHLKEKISKLEEKKDKEKKEIKKERKELKKDEGRKEEKKDAKKEEKRKDTKPEVKKISKPDLKPFTPEVRKTLYKAKAPGRVKVDRSRAVRGEKELSSEPRTPPAQKGAVPLPTISGHRELVLSSPEDLTQDFEEMKREERALLAEQRDMGLGDKPFPLDTAEEGPPSTAIQATPPCVPGLGQEEHVMKEKEVVPEVPEEQGSKDRGLDSGAETEEEKDTWEEKKQRESERLPDRTEAREESEPEVKEDVIEKAELEEMEEVHPSDEEEEDATKAEGFYQKHMQEALKVTPRSREAFGGRELGLQGKAPEKETSSFLSSLTTPAGATEHVSYIQDETIPGYSETEQTISDEEIHDEPEERPAPPRFHTSTYDLPGPEGAGPFEASQPADSAVPATSGKVYGAPETELTYPTNIVAAPLAEEEHVSSATSITECDKLSSFATSVAEDQSVASLTAPQTEETGKSSLLLDTVTSIPSSRTEATQGLDYVPSAGTISPTSSLEEDKGFKSPPCEDFSVTGESEKRGEIIGKGLSGERAVEEEEEETAHVGMSEKLCSQYGTPVFSAPGHALHPGEPALGEAEERCLSPDDSTVKMASPPPSGPPSATHTPFHQSPVEEKSEPQDFQEADSWGDTKRTPGVGKEDAVEETVKPGPEEGTLEKEEKLPPPRSPQAQEAPVSIDERLTGCTIQLLPEQDKAIVFETMEAGEPTGPILGAEALPGGLRTLPQEPVKPQKDEVLRYPDRSLSPDDAESLSVLSVASPDTANQEPTPKSPCGLTEQYLHTDRWPEVSPEDTQSLSLSEESPSKETSLDVSSKQLSPESLGTLQFGELNLGKEETGHLMQAEDTSHHAAPMSVPEPHAATVSPPTDGTTRYSAQTNITDESLDRKSPASSFSHSTPSGNGKYLPGAITSPGEHILTPESSFSKSPESLPSPALEDIAIEWEDKVPGLKDRTSEQKKKEPEPKDEVLQQKDKTLEHKEVVEPKDTAIYQKDEALDIKNEAVKQQDKALEQKGRDLEQKDTALEQKDKALEPKDKDLEEKDKALEQKGKIPEEKDKALEQKDTALEQKDKALEPKDKDLEQKDRVLEKKDKIPEEIDKALDQKVRRVEHKAPEDTVTEMKGRDLEQTDKAPEQKHQAQEQKDKISEKKDQALEQKYWALGQKDEALEQNIKALEEKDQTQEQESLLQEDKTRKPKMLEEKSPEKVKAMEEKLEALLEKTKALGLEESLVQEGKARKQEEKYWRGQDVVQEWRETSPTREEPVGEQKELAPAWEDTSPEQDNRYWRGREDVALEQDTYWRELSCERKVWFPHELDGQGARPRYTEERESTFLDEGPDDEQEVPPREHTTRSPWASDFKDFQESSPQKGLEVERWLAESPVGLPPEEEDKLTRSPFEIISPPASPPEMVGQRVPSAPGQESPIPDPKLMPPMKNEPTTPSWLADIPPWVPKDRPLPPPPLSPAPGPPTPAPEPHTPAPFSWGTAEYDSVVAAVQEGAAELEGGPYSPLGKDYRKAEGEREEEGRAEAPDKSSHSSKVPEASKSHATMEPEQTEPEQREPTPYPDERSFQYADIYEQMMLTGLGPACPTREPPLGAAGDWPPRLSTKEEAAGRNTSAEKELSSPVSPKSLQSDTPTFSYAALAGPTVPPRPEPGPSVEPSLTPPAVPPRAPILSKGPSPPLNGNILSCSPDRRSPSPKESGRSHWDDSTSDSELEKGARERSEKEAQSPSPPHPVSMGPPTLWPETEARISPPLDSHLGPARPSLDFPASAFGFSSLQPAPPQLPSPAEPRSAPCGSLAFSGDRALALAPGPPTRTRHDEYLEVTKAPSLDSSLPQLPSPSSPGAPLLSNLPRPASPALSDGSSSEATTPVISSVAERFSPGLEAAEQESGELDPGTEPAAHSLWDLTPLSPAPPASLDLALAPAPSLPGDMGDGALPCHLECSGAAMEKPSPFQGPSEDCAANGPTESSPNPPGPAPAKAENEEAAACPAWERGAWPEGAERSSRPDTLLSPEQPLCPTGGSGGPSSSASPEVEAGPQGCATEPRPHRGELSPSFLNPPLPPSTDDSDLSTEEARLVGRGGRRRAGGPGTTGGPCPVTDETPPTSASDSGSSQSDSDVPPETEECPSITAEAALDSDEDGDFLPVDKAGGVSGTHHPRPGHDPPPLPQPDPRPSPPRPDVCMADPEGLSSESGRVDRLREKEKVQGRVGRRAPGKAKPASPARRLDLRGKRSPTPGKGPADRASRAPPRPRSTTSQVTPAEEKDGHSPMSKGLVNGLKAGPMALSSKGGSGAPVYVDLAYIPNHCSGKTADLDFFRRVRASYYVVSGNDPANGEPSRAVLDALLEGKAQWGENLQVTLIPTHDTEVTREWYQQTHEQQQQLNVLVLASSSTVVMQDESFPACKIEF, encoded by the exons ATGGAGACCGAGGCCGGGCCTGCGCGGCCTCACGGCGTTGCCATGGAGACGACTCCGGGGCTGGGGCTCCGAAGTCCCGGAGCACCGCTGGCTCAGAACCCCGCGGAGCCGCTGTTCGAGGCCGGAGCCGCGGTGGCGACTGCACGCTGGGACCTGCAGAAGCACTCTTTGCTAATTGTGATCGGCGATATCGGTACAGAGAGTCAGCTGAGGGCCGTGCGGGCCCACCTTGAACAAG GGATTCTCTCCTGGAACATTGACCTGTCATCCTTTGACTTGAACCAACAATTGAGACTCTTCATTACCCGGCATCTAGCTCACTTCTCCTCAGAGGTCAAAG GCCAGAGGACCCTTTGCCACCAGAGTGAGATCCTAGAGACCATCATCCTGGTAAATCCCAGTGCAGACAGCATCAGCTCTGAG GTTCACCGTCTTCTTAGCAGCTCATCAGCTCATAAACTACTAATCTTGAGTGGGCAAAGTTTGGAGCCCGGGGGAGACCTCGTCCTACAGAGTGGCACCTACTCGTATGAAAACTTTGCCCAGGTCCTTCACAACCCCGAG ATCTCCCAATTGCTCAGCAATAGAGACCCTGGGATCCAGGCCTTCCTCACCGTGTCGTGCTTAGGGGAAGGTGATTGGAGCCACCTGGGATTATCCAGTTCCCAAGAGACCCTGCACCTCCGGCTAAACCCTGAGCCCACGCTGCCCACCATGGATGGCGTGGCTGAGTTCTCCGAGTATGTCTCTGAGACTGTGGACGTGCCATCCCCATTTGACCTGCTAGAGCCCCCCACCTCAGGGGGCTTTCTCAAGCTCTCCAAGCCTTGTTGCTACATCTTCCCAGGTGGTCGTGGGGACTCTGCCCTCTTTGCTGTCAATGGTTTCAACATCCTGGTGGATGGTGGCTCTGATCGCAAGTCCTGCTTTTGGAAGCTGGTGCGGCATCTGGACCGCATTGACTCGGTGCTACTCACACACATTGGGGCAGACAACCTGCCAGGCATCAATGGACTACTGCAGCGCAAAGTGGCAGAGCTAGAGGAGGAGCAGTCCCAGGGCTCTAGCAGCTACAGCGACTGGGTGAAGAACCTTATCTCCCCTGAGCTTGGAGTTGTCTTTTTCAACGTGCCTGAAAAGCTGCGGCTTCCTGATGCCTCCCGGAAAGCCAAGCGCAGCATTGAGGAGGCCTGCCTCACTCTGCAGCACTTAAACCGCCTGGGCATCCAGGCTGAGCCTCTGTATCGTGTGGTCAGCAACACCATTGAGCCACTGACCCTCTTCCACAAAATGGGTGTGGGCCGGCTGGATATGTATGTCCTCAACCCTGTCAAGGACAGCAAGGAGATGCAGTTCCTCATGCAAAAGTGGGCAGGAAATAGTAAAGCCAAGACAGGCATTGTGCTGGCCAATGGGAAGGAGGCTGAGATCTCCGTGCCCTACCTTACCTCTATCACTGCTCTGGTGGTCTGGCTACCAGCCAACCCCACTGAGAAGATTGTGCGTGTGCTTTTTCCAGGAAATGCTCCCCAAAACAAGATCTTGGAGGGCCTGGAAAAGCTTCGGCATCTGGACTTCCTGCGTTACCCTGTGGCCACACAGAAGGACCTGGCTTCTGGGGCTGTGCCTACCAACCTCAAGCCCAGCAAAATCAAACAGCGGGCTGATAGCAAGGAGAGCCTCAAAGCCACTACCAAGACAGCCGTGAGCAAGTTGGCCAAACGGGAGGAGGTGGTGGAAGAGGGAGCCAAGGAGGCCCGCTCAGAGCTGGCCAAGGAGTTAGCCAAAACAGAGAAGAAGGCAAAAGAGTCATCTGAGAAGCCCCCAGAGAAGCCTGCCAAGCCTGAGAGGGTGAGGACAGAGTCAAGTGAGGCACTGAAGGCAGAGAAGCGAAAGCTGATCAAAGACAAGGTAGGGAAAAAGCACCTTAAAGAAAAGATATCaaagctggaagaaaaaaaagacaaggagaaaaaagagatcaaaaaagagaggaaagaactcaagaaggatgaaggaaggaaggaggagaagaaggatgccaagaaggaggagaagaggaaagataCCAAACCTGAGGTCAAGAAGATTTCCAAGCCAGACCTAAAGCCCTTTACTCCTGAGGTACGTAAGACCCTCTACAAAGCCAAGGCCCCTGGAAGAGTCAAAGTAGACAGGAGCCGTGCTGTCCGTGGGGAGAAGGAGCTGTCTTCCGAGCCCCGGACACCCCCAGCCCAGAAGGGGGCTGTACCACTCCCAACCATCAGTGGGCACAGGGAGCTGGTCCTGTCCTCACCAGAGGACCTCACACAGGACTTTGAGGAGATGAAGCGTGAGGAGAGGGCTTTGCTGGCTGAACAAAGGGACATGGGACTAGGAGATAAGCCATTCCCTCTAGACACTGCAGAGGAGGGACCCCCAAGTACAGCTATCCAGGCAACACCACCCTGTGTTCCAGGGCTGGGACAAGAAGAACATGTGatgaaggagaaagaggttgtCCCAGAGGTCCCTGAGGAACAAGGCAGCAAGGACAGAGGCCTAGACTCTGGGGCtgaaacagaggaagagaaagatacCTGGGAGGAAAAGAAACAGAGGGAATCAGAGAGGCTCCCAGACAGAACAGAAGCCAGAGAGGAAAGTGAACCTGAAGTAAAGGAGGATGTGATAGAAAAGGCTGAGTTAGAAGAAATGGAGGAGGTACACCCTTcagatgaggaggaagaggatgcgACAAAAGCTGAGGGTTTTTACCAAAAACATATGCAGGAAGCCTTGAAGGTAACTCCAAGGAGCAGGGAGGCTTTTGGGGGTCGGGAATTGGGACTCCAGGGCAAGGCCCCTGAGAAGGAGACCTCGTCATTCCTAAGCAGCCTGACCACACCTGCAGGAGCCACTGAGCATGTCTCTTACATCCAGGATGAGACAATCCCTGGCTACTCAGAGACTGAGCAGACCATCTCAGATGAGGAGATTCATGATGAGCCGGAGGAGCGCCCAGCTCCACCCAGATTTCACACAAGTACGTATGACCTCCCCGGGCCTGAAGGTGCTGGCCCATTCGAAGCCAGCCAACCTGCCGATAGTGCTGTTCCTGCTACCTCTGGCAAAGTCTATGGAGCGCCAGAGACTGAACTCACCTACCCCACTAACATAGTGGCTGCCCCTTTGGCTGAAGAGGAACATGTGTCCTCAGCCACTTCAATAACTGAGTGTGACAAACTTTCTTCCTTTGCCACATCAGTGGCTGAGGACCAATCTGTGGCCTCACTTACAGCTCCCCAGACAGAGGAGACAGGCAAGAGCTCCCTGCTGCTTGACACAGTCACAAGCATCCCTTCCTCCCGTACTGAAGCTACGCAGGGCTTGGACTATGTGCCATCAGCTGGTACCATCTCACCCACCTCCTCACTGGAAGAAGACAAGGGCTTCAAATCACCACCCTGTGAGGACTTCTCTGTGACTGGGGAgtcagagaagagaggagagatcATAGGGAAAGGCTTGTCTGGAGAAAGAGctgtggaagaggaagaggaggagacagcACATGTAGGGATGTCTGAGAAACTTTGCAGTCAATATGGAACTCCAGTGTTTAGTGCCCCTGGGCATGCCCTACATCCAGGGGAACCAGCCCTTGGAGAAGCGGAGGAGCGGTGCCTTAGCCCAGATGACAGCACAGTGAAGATGGCTTCTCCTCCACCATCTGGCCCACCCAGTGCCACCCACACACCCTTTCATCAGTCCCCAGTGGAAGAAAAGTCTGAGCCCCAAGACTTTCAGGAAGCAGACTCCTGGGGAGACACTAAGCGCACACCAGGTGTGGGCAAGGAAGATGCTGTGGAGGAGACAGTCAAGCCAGGGCCTGAAGAGGGCAcactagagaaggaagagaagcttCCTCCTCCCAGGAGCCCCCAGGCCCAGGAAGCACCTGTCAGCATTGATGAGAGACTTACAGGCTGTACCATTCAACTGCTGCCAGAGCAGGATAAAGCAATAGTCTTTGAGACTATGGAGGCAGGAGAGCCCACAGGCCCCATTCTGGGAGCAGAAGCCCTTCCCGGAGGTTTGAGGACATTACCCCAAGAACCTGTCAAACCTCAGAAAGATGAGGTGCTCAGATATCCTGACAGAAGCCTCTCTCCTGACGATGCAGAATCCCTCTCTGTCCTCAGCGTGGCCTCCCCAGACACTGCCAACCAAGAGCCCACCCCCAAGTCTCCCTGTGGCCTGACAGAGCAGTACCTACACACAGACCGTTGGCCAGAGGTATCTCCAGAAGACACCCAGTCACTTTCTCTGTCAGAAGAGAGTCCCAGCAAGGAGACCTCCCTGGATGTCTCTTCTAAGCAACTCTCTCCAGAAAGCCTTGGCACCCTCCAGTTTGGGGAACTAAACCTTGGGAAGGAAGAAACGGGGCATCTGATGCAGGCCGAGGATACCTCTCACCACGCAGCTCCCATGTCTGTTCCAGAGCCCCATGCAGCCACAGTGTCACCTCCCACAGACGGGACGACTCGATACTCTGCACAGACAAACATCACAGATGAGAGCCTTGACAGGAAATCACCTGCCAGCTCATTCTCTCACTCTACACCTTCAGGAAATGGGAAGTACTTACCTGGGGCGATCACAAGCCCTGGTGAACACATTCTGACACCTGAGAGCTCCTTCTCCAAGAGTCCTGAGTCTTTGCCAAGCCCTGCCTTGGAGGACATTGCCATAGAGTGGGAAGATAAAGTTCCAGGGTTGAAGGACAGAACCtcagaacagaagaaaaaggaaccTGAGCCAAAGGATGAAGTTTTACAGCAGAAAGACAAAACTCTGGAGCACAAGGAGGTGGTAGAGCCGAAGGACACAGCCATCTATCAGAAAGATGAGGCTCTGGATATAAAGAATGAGGCTGTGAAACAGCAGGATAAGGCtttagaacaaaaaggcagagactTAGAACAAAAGGACACAGCCCTGGAACAGAAGGACAAGGCCCTGGAACCAAAAGACAAAGACttagaagaaaaagacaaggcCCTGGAACAGAAGGGTAAGATCccagaagagaaagacaaagccTTAGAACAAAAGGACACAGCCCTGGAACAGAAGGACAAGGCTCTGGAACCAAAAGATAAAGACTTAGAACAAAAGGACCGGGTCCTGGAAAAGAAGGATAAGATCCCAGAAGAGATAGACAAAGCCTTAGATCAAAAAGTCAGACGTGTTGAACATAAGGCTCCAGAGGACACGGTCACTGAAATGAAGGGCAGAGACCTAGAACAGACAGACAAAGCCCCTGAACAGAAACACCAGGCCCAGGAACAAAAGGATAAAATCTCAGAAAAGAAGGATCAGGCCTTAGAACAAAAGTACTGGGCTTTGGGACAGAAGGATGAAGCCCTGGAACAAAACATTAAGGCTCTGGAAGAGAAGGACCAAACTCAGGAGCAGGAGAGCCTACTGCAGGAGGATAAAACCAGGAAACCAAAGATGCTAGAGGAAAAATCCCCAGAAAAGGTCAAGGCCATGGAAGAGAAGTTAGAAGCTCTTCTGGAGAAGACCAAAGCTCTGGGCCTGGAAGAGAGCCTAGTGCAGGAGGGCAAGGccagaaagcaggaagagaagtaCTGGAGGGGGCAGGATGTGGTCCAGGAGTGGCGAGAAACATCTCCTACCAGAGAAGAGCCGGTTGGAGAACAGAAAGAGCTTGCCCCGGCATGGGAGGACACATCTCCTGAGCAGGACAATAGGTATTGGAGAGGCAGAGAGGATGTGGCCTTGGAACAGGACACATACTGgagggagctaagctgtgagcgGAAAGTCTGGTTCCCTCACGAGCTGGATGGTCAGGGGGCCCGCCCACGCTACACTGAGGAACGGGAAAGTACTTTCCTAGATGAGGGCCCAGACGATGAGCAAGAAGTGCCCCCGCGGGAACACACAACCCGGAGCCCCTGGGCCTCAGACTTCAAGGATTTCCAGGAATCCTCCCCACAGAAGGGGCTGGAGGTGGAGCGCTGGCTTGCTGAATCCCCAGTTGGGTTGCCACCAGAGGAAGAGGACAAACTGACCCGCTCTCCCTTTGAGATCATCTCCCCTCCGGCTTCCCCACCTGAGATGGTTGGACAAAGGGTTCCTTCAGCCCCAGGACAAGAGAGTCCTATCCCAGACCCTAAGCTCATGCCACCCATGAAAAATGAACCCACTACCCCCTCATGGCTGGCTGACATCCCACCCTGGGTGCCCAAGGACAgacccctcccccctccacccctttccccagctccaggtccccccacccctgccccagagCCCCACACTCCTGCACCCTTCTCTTGGGGCACAGCTGAGTATGACAGTGTGGTGGCTGCAGTGCAGGAGGGGGCAGCTGAGTTGGAAGGTGGGCCATACTCCCCGCTGGGGAAGGACTACCGCAAGGctgaaggggaaagggaagaagaaggtAGGGCTGAGGCTCCTGACAAAAGCTCACACAGCTCAAAGGTACCAGAGGCCAGCAAAAGCCATGCCACCATGGAGCCTGAGCAGACTGAGCCGGAGCAGAGAGAGCCCACACCCTATCCTGATGAGAGAAGCTTTCAGTATGCAGACATCTATGAGCAGATGATGCTTACTGGGCTTGGCCCTGCATGCCCCACTAGAGAGCCTCCACTTGGAGCAGCTGGGGATTGGCCCCCACGCCTCTCAACCAAGGAGGAGGCTGCCGGCCGAAACACATCTGCAGAGAAGGAGCTTTCATCTCCTGTCTCACCCAAGAGCCTCCAATCTGACACTCCAACCTTCAGCTATGCAGCCCTGGCAGGACCCACTGTACCCCCAAGGCCAGAGCCAGGGCCAAGTGTGGAGCCCAGCCTCACCCCACCTGCAGTTCCCCCCCGTGCTCCTATCCTGAGCAAAGGCCCAAGCCCCCCTCTTAATGGTAACATCCTGAGCTGCAGCCCAGATAGGAGGTCCCCATCCCCCAAGGAATCAGGCCGGAGTCATTGGGATGACAGCACTAGTGACTCAGAACTGGAGAAGGGGGCTCGGGAACGGTCAGAAAAAGAGGCCCAATCCCCAAGTCCTCCTCACCCCGTTTCTATGGGGCCCCCCACATTATGGCCAGAAACTGAGGCACGAATTAGCCCTCCCTTGGACTCACACCTGGGGCCTGCCCGACCCAGTCTGGACTTCCCTGCTTCAGCCTTTGGCTTCTCCTCATTGCAGCCAGCTCCCCCACAGCTACCCTCTCCAGCTGAACCCCGCTCAGCACCCTGTGGCTCCCTTGCCTTCTCTGGGGACCGagctctggctctggctccagGACCCCCCACCAGAACCCGGCATGATGAATACCTGGAAGTGACCAAGGCCCCCAGCCTGGATTCCTCGCTGCCCCAGCTCCCATCACCCAGCTCTCCTGGGGCCCCTCTCCTCTCCAATCTGCCACGACCTGCTTCACCAGCCCTGTCTGATGGCTCCTCCTCTGAAGCTACCACACCTGTGATTTCGAGTGTGGCTGAGCGCTTCTCTCCAGGCCTTGAGGCTGCAGAACAGGAGTCTGGAGAGCTGGACCCAGGAACGGAACCAGCTGCCCACAGCCTCTGGGACCTCACTCCTCTGAGCCCAGCACCCCCAGCTTCACTGGACTTGGCCCTAGCTCCGGCTCCAAGCCTGCCTGGAGACATGGGTGATGGCGCCCTGCCGTGCCACCTGGAGTGCTCAGGGGCAGCCATGGAGAAGCCAAGCCCCTTCCAGGGTCCCTCTGAGGACTGTGCAGCCAATGGCCCAACTGAAAGCAGCCCTAaccccccaggccctgccccagccaAGGCTGAAAACGAAGAGGCTGCGGCTTGTCCTGCCTGGGAACGTGGAGCCTGGCCTGAAGGAGCTGAGAGGAGCTCCCGGCCTGACACACTGCTCTCCCCTGAGCAGCCACTGTGTCCTACAGGGGGCTCCGGAGGTCCATCCAGCAGTGCCTCTCCCGAGGTCGAAGCTGGGCCCCAGGGATGTGCCACTGAGCCCCGGCCCCATCGTGGGGAGCTCTCCCCATCCTTCCTGAACCCACCTCTGCCCCCATCCACAGATGATAGCGACCTCTCAACTGAGGAAGCTCGACTAGTAGGAAGAGGGGGGCGGCGTCGGGCAGGAGGGCCAGGGACCACGGGGGGCCCATGCCCTGTGACTGATGAGACACCCCCCACATCAGCCAGTGACTCAGGCTCCTCACAGTCAGATTCTGATGTCCCGCCAGAAACTGAGGAGTGCCCATCCATCACAGCTGAGGCAGCCCTCGACTCAGATGAAGACGGGGACTTCCTGCCTGTGGACAAAGCTGGGGGTGTCAGTGGTACTCACCACCCCAGGCCTGGCCACGACCCACCCCCTCTCCCACAGCCAGACCCCCGCCCATCCCCTCCCCGCCCTGATGTGTGCATGGCTGACCCCGAGGGGCTCAGCTCAGAGTCTGGGAGAGTAGATAGGCTACGGGAGAAGGAGAAGGTTCAGGGGCGAGTAGGGCGCAGGGCCCCAGGCAAGGCCAAGCCAGCGTCCCCTGCACGGCGTCTGGATCTTCGGGGAAAACGCTCACCCACCCCTGGTAAAGGGCCTGCAGATCGAGCATCCCGGGCCCCACCCCGACCACGCAGCACTACAAGCCAGGTCACCCCAGCAGAGGAAAAGGATGGACACAGCCCCATGTCCAAAGGCCTAGTCAATGGACTCAAGGCAGGACCGA TGGCCTTGAGTTCCAAGGGCGGCTCTGGTGCCCCTGTATATGTGGATCTCGCCTACATCCCGAATCATTGCAGTGGCAAGACTGCTGACCTTGACTTCTTCCGTCGAGTGCGTGCATCCTACTATGTGGTCAGTGGGAATGACCCTGCCAATGGAGAGCCAAGCCGGGCTGTGCTGGATGCCCTGCTGGAGGGCAAGGCCCAGTGGGGGGAGAATCTTCAG GTGACTCTGATCCCTACTCATGACACGGAGGTGACTCGTGAGTGGTACCAACAAACTCAcgagcagcagcagcaactgAACGTCCTGGTCCTGGCTAGCAGCAGCACCGTGGTCATGCAGGATGAGTCCTTCCCTGCCTGCAAGATTGAGTTCTGA